A window from Amblyomma americanum isolate KBUSLIRL-KWMA chromosome 7, ASM5285725v1, whole genome shotgun sequence encodes these proteins:
- the LOC144098698 gene encoding mucolipin-3-like, with product MCAVSVNGDWAGSSSDERLTECSSGGSGSGSFDEKLRRYLERYSLGSSINDSGSRCRIATRTDSSAAQHEEVREQLARHPEAMERYMRVKLRRFFMNPLEKWRYSGRYPWKLTLQIFKLILVTVQVILFGVESATFQNQHRNTYMALEHILLNGWDTSRDVLIYPPPAGPYVVETKAKFYQHVNNVVVRYSSITTDPVGTFEYASPDGSFEPAVFCETSYKEGRVWPFNSTLSFDSGTVTNCTNITYPWISDYGDWRNFHLPRFLAREISFDELITARISFSLKALYVTKTNQGMFSECYKYHLSVVYDNSRHDGVIGIKMHLIPSSVHCRKNVTNVVSRATYTLRQCMNGLTIATCALSALLCARSLYRARKLMRKTSKFFAEHLRRQLSWKDKMEFIDFWLIVIIIDDALLVAGSAVKIQIEERLVPSLMYNACSVLLGCGCLMCWCGLLRYLGYFKVYNILILTLKKSIPNVMRFLLCTLLIFSGYVVCGWVVIGPHHIKFRTVSTSAECLFSIINGDDIFATFAMLFDGKDLVVWYFAQLYMYSFVILFVYVVVSLFVAIFVDAYETIRDAQTGEEELSVMWSFILESADETASACRSDNDLDKL from the coding sequence ATGTGTGCCGTGTCTGTGAACGGCGACTGGGCCGGTTCATCGAGCGACGAGCGACTGACGGAATGCAGTTCTGGTGGCTCGGGCTCCGGCAGCTTCGACGAGAAGCTGCGCCGCTACTTGGAACGATACAGCCTCGGGTCGTCAATCAACGACAGCGGCAGTCGCTGCAGAATTGCGACGCGCACGGACTCATCGGCGGCGCAGCACGAGGAAGTTCGCGAGCAACTTGCACGCCATCCTGAGGCCATGGAGCGTTACATGAGGGTAAAGCTTCGGCGGTTTTTTATGAATCCGCTAGAGAAGTGGCGCTACAGTGGACGCTACCCGTGGAAACTAACGCTGCAGATTTTCAAGCTCATCTTGGTGACAGTACAAGTGATCTTGTTCGGCGTGGAAAGCGCCACCTTTCAGAACCAACACCGGAACACTTACATGGCTCTCGAGCACATTCTGCTCAATGGCTGGGACACGTCGCGGGACGTGCTCATCTATCCGCCGCCCGCGGGGCCCTACGTGGTGGAAACGAAGGCCAAGTTCTACCAGCACGTCAATAACGTCGTGGTCCGCTACAGCAGCATAACGACCGATCCAGTGGGCACCTTCGAGTATGCCTCCCCGGACGGCTCTTTTGAGCCGGCCGTCTTTTGCGAGACCAGCTACAAGGAAGGCCGGGTCTGGCCCTTTAACTCGACACTCAGTTTCGACAGCGGAACTGTCACCAACTGCACAAATATTACCTACCCTTGGATCTCGGATTACGGAGACTGGCGGAACTTCCACCTGCCGCGGTTTCTGGCCAGAGAGATCTCCTTCGACGAGCTGATCACGGCCAGAATTTCCTTCTCACTGAAGGCActctacgtgacgaagacgaacCAGGGCATGTTCTCGGAGTGCTACAAGTATCATCTGTCTGTTGTCTATGATAACTCGAGGCACGACGGCGTAATCGGCATCAAAATGCACCTGATACCGAGCTCAGTCCACTGCCGCAAGAACGTCACGAACGTGGTGTCACGCGCTACTTACACCCTGCGTCAGTGTATGAATGGCCTCACCATAGCAACGTGCGCCTTGTCAGCTTTGTTGTGCGCCCGATCCCTCTACAGGGCCCGAAAGCTCATGCGGAAGACGTCGAAATTTTTCGCCGAGCACTTGCGCAGACAACTGTCATGGAAAGACAAAATGGAATTCATCGACTTCTGGCTTATCGTGATTATTATAGACGATGCTCTGCTGGTGGCTGGGTCTGCTGTAAAGATCCAGATCGAAGAGCGGCTAGTCCCGAGCCTGATGTACAATGCCTGTTCCGTGCTTCTGGGCTGCGGCTGCCTCATGTGCTGGTGCGGACTTCTCCGCTACCTGGGCTACTTCAAGGTGTACAACATCCTCATCTTGACCTTGAAGAAGTCCATCCCCAATGTTATGCGTTTTCTTCTCTGCACTTTGCTCATCTTCAGTGGTTACGTTGTCTGCGGGTGGGTTGTCATCGGCCCGCACCACATCAAGTTCCGGACGGTGTCCACCAGCGCCGAGTGCTTGTTCTCCatcatcaatggcgacgacatctTCGCCACGTTCGCCATGTTGTTCGACGGCAAGGACCTGGTCGTGTGGTACTTCGCGCAGCTCTACATGTACAGCTTCGTGATCTTGTTCGTGTACGTTGTGGTCAGTCTGTTCGTGGCCATCTTTGTGGATGCTTACGAGACCATACGCGATGCCCAGACTGGCGAAGAGGAGCTTAGTGTCATGTGGAGTTTCATCTTGGAGTCAGCCGACGAGACTGCCAGCGCGTGCCGCTCTGACAACGACCTCGACAAGCTATGA